The genomic window aagcactttttgaatggccttcagctctttcCGCGAATTTTGTGTATGGTATTCAGTGCATTTGTGGCTTTAAATTTAGTCGCAATCGTGGCTCAATGCAAAACAAAATCACTTTTATCGGGACGAGTGGAcattttcattagttgaagaagtcgaatgTCGTCTAGAACgagacatgtcttcaacgatctctcgacggTCTTCGAAGGTTTTGTGCTattcgtaggcttgtgtttctGATAAAACTGAGCCCTTAAGTCTTTTCGAACATTCGAAACGATtgcgcacacgaaatttggttagaaatacaaaatttgagagaaattctttgttcgatatttcaCTCCATTCTAAAAATCACAATGccctactgaggtgtaccgacttaagcagctgctgtaaacaaactggctGACAGATCGCACTAATATTTGGCATACTAATTAAGGAAAGCCCTACCGGGCttaggaaaacatttttttgaaatatcgtttagccggggaatttaattacaatttacgGGTGGTTTTTTGTCACAAGTATGAAGAAGACGGAAGAAGACTAGAagaatttatatacacatttttggttattttgggatccttaaattataatttaatcaaaaaattggTTTTCCGCCCTAGATTTGGTTTCTAGAAACAGTATATATCAAGCCAAGGTACGATGGTACTCGGAGTATATGGAAAGAATTCATAATAAAGTTATGCCTGCTTTTAAGGTATTACGGACCTAAAcacttaaaataaaagttaagttaagttagaaaaatgttaagctaataatatgagcttaacatttttctaatttacattttttattttgttgaaaattaaaaactttctccAGTAATTACCGTTGatcaattaagaaaaaaataaaattaaattgcgtTTGATAGGTCTGGTCTTTCTTTCGTTGTCTACTTTACTCCATTCGTATATAAATACTTCTTGACAACAATTAAATCCCTATACGAATTCTATTTAGTTTGTTAgtataaaataagtatttttttaagtgtatATTTCACTAATCACAGCTTCAAGCTTTATAATGCCTAAATGTATACTATGATTCTACAGCTCCTGCTGTACAGTGAAACTTTTTGAAATCGTCACCCATGTATATGCCGCAAAGCTGTTTTCAGTTGTCTAAATTTGATTTCTATAGGCATAAAgctgtttttatttatgtagttGTATTAATTTCAAAGTTGATTGCGTAAATTTCACTAtgatttaatatacatacatacatatgtatgtatgtaagtaggtaTAATCATATTtgatttaagtaaatattagaaataaaccTCAAATTATAACTGTTTAGCTGAAATATTCTCGTTGTTGATAAGCATTTTTTTTCAAGACTTGGTACATATGAATAACAAAAAGCATGGAATAGACTATGCAAATAATTGTGCAATATGTACTAGTTAGACGAAGCTGGTTGAGCCATATACTCGGTATGAAGTCAACCAAAAGTTTGCAAATTCTTATATTGAGTATGTGCTAACCAGAGGAAGAAATCAATCGATTTCCTCTCATTTCGAATACCAGCTTAAGAATTTCTATACTTATTATTATGACTCGCCTGTTATTCCACATCTTTATATCAAGTTGGAATTGGCAGAGTTCTTGCTGAGGTATGAATGTCATATAAAAGTGAGCGCACCACAGTTGGtgacaattttttatatggGTTCTTATATAAGATTAGAATAGTTTTTGCACTTAACGGTTATTTgaatcacttaaaactaatcgaaatagatatacggtatttatataaatgatcaggatgacgagacgagtagAAATTCGAGTGACTGTCTGCAGTCCGACACGGCGATgactttagtaaaaattgagatatagcgatgaaacttggtacatatgtatgttccttGGCACCCACGGAGGGTTGGTATTGCAGATGGGCGCGTTCAAAGTGAcctaactaagcactaaattaagatacaatACTGTAATTTCATCCAGAGGAGAGgacattttttcacatttagatATTACCCCATATCTGGCAATCTGTTCggccaattttaataaaatgtgatACATATTTTGACCTTCCTATATTACACGCCTACTTTCtatacatataacaaaaatttaagttcCTTCGGACACGGAATGAATGCATCGAAACATAACTTTGCACGAAAGTTCCTTTAAGATGTGTCGcctaatttccaaaaattgcaaatattggGTTACAACAATACTTGCTCCCTGATACCGTATATGTGGTCCCCAATTTCTATTTAACCAAAATGCTATGTTAGGCATAGccatttctcaaaatttaagTATCCCTTGCATTGTTTACAATAAAAAGTAAGTTTTTTTGGTGTAACTATTTTCTTTactcttgttttttgttttggtagCTTACTCTAAGAACTAACAACTGATCACACTGACCCCATAGCgtttaacaataacaacacctTGTTAATTGCAATCAGGGCAGTTGTTAGGGTAGGACGACTAGGATCAGGATTACAAGGAAGggaaaaacaataattttgggaatttgtacggatttgtaaaaaaaaattaaacaattggttttaaatatttagcaacttAAGCTTCTGGGGCAACGGGCAAATGAGCACCTTGGGGTTGGAAGCCGTTCTCATCAGCGATGTAGTTGACGGTGTAGGTTTGACCATCATCACCGACGAAAGAGTATGAGCCTTGGACAGAGATGGCTTCGGCATCTGAGCCTTCGTTCAAGAGCTTAGCTTGAGCTTGTTCGTTAATACCGTTGCTGGTCTCGTATctgcaatgaaaaaataaatattgataattaGAAGCTTCATTGACTAAAAGATCATTTGATCCTTTCAGCTGACTTGGATAAATAAACTTACGCGTAGTTGAATCCATTGGGCTGCACGTCAGAGTCGAAACGCAAAACTTGGGCATCACCATCACCACCGGGGGCGGCGAAAGCAACAGCGAAGAGAGCAGCGAAAACAATGAcgaatttcattttgattttgatttgagGACTCTGCTCTTTGAGACTAGCAAATTGCGAATGTTGACATAGTGAGGGCGATTGTTACAATTTATACTGTTTTGGCCGCAACTATCTCGAATCATAGCAAAAACTAGTTAGTTAGTTTaagttttttccttttaatCTAAAATGCAAATGTTCAACGCCTGTTCCATCACAACTCTGTTCACAAACAACAAAGCTTCTTTATTGTTATAGTATAATCAAAGCATTAAACTAacaaattaaccaaaaaatgaattaaagatACGGTCGACATTAGTGAATATTTCTTGTTAGTTGAAGAGCTTAATAAGAATCGgccaaaaaccgaaaaaactcGAATATGGAAATCAACGCAACGATTTACGCACTCAaaaacatatacttatgtatatcattAAAGCATAAAGAAGACGGAACAGCGCTGGCTGTAGCTGTAGTTTGACCCCAATGATGTATGAAACGTAGGTGCTAAGTTGCCAAGCTTGGGGATCGAGAGCGAATCGAATCAAAGCAGAGGCGCATGTGGAAAACAAGCTATGACGGTCGTCAGTAAATCAActaattaaagttttttctttgttgtttaaGTACAAACCTGTGATACATTTTTTCGTTAGAATATTAAACTACaagcatttatatatttaaactcaATATTCAGATACTTGTAATGTGCGGATAAATTTATCCAGTGTACATAAACATAATTGCACATATCGacaacataaatttaaatatataatgagTATCATAAAGGGCTTGCAGAACTTTGAACAGCCCAAGAGTCGcggtatattttttatatgaagccaagcggatgtttgaaaatccagatattagatatatggggtcTATTCTATTGTGATAACTCACAACTTTGCCGATGTATGCAGTATAAAGTTAGTCggaacttcgaaaatatttctaatctGATCTGATTTATCCAATTTTTGACATATTCgaatttttatagtatatctCAAGGATTGAActatattttcggtaaaaagttagGAATAGGAACTGGAGgg from Bactrocera tryoni isolate S06 chromosome 5, CSIRO_BtryS06_freeze2, whole genome shotgun sequence includes these protein-coding regions:
- the LOC120777782 gene encoding larval cuticle protein 65Ag1-like → MKFVIVFAALFAVAFAAPGGDGDAQVLRFDSDVQPNGFNYAYETSNGINEQAQAKLLNEGSDAEAISVQGSYSFVGDDGQTYTVNYIADENGFQPQGAHLPVAPEA